The Pyrus communis chromosome 8, drPyrComm1.1, whole genome shotgun sequence region GCGGCGTAAGTGCTTAGGATTTATTCAGGTTTTCGTTCCCACAGCAGCGATCTCTGGACAGGCGAGTTGTTTTGGTATTTTGGTTCTGACACTCTCTGTATGACTTCTTCCAGGTTGGTTACTCGTCGCCCACTCAGTCTGGCATCATGAAAGATCTTGGTTTGTCATTAGCAGAGGTATGAATGTGATTAGGATTACACAAAATGCATGCATGTTAATGtagtgaatgaatgaaaatatgCATTGTGGCAGACTGGCAGTTTCAATCAGATTCATGGCTGTTGAGCCATTGCTTTCGATCTCTGAGGCGCTACCAGTAACCATAGGGAGAAGTTTTCGATTCAAGAAAAGATGTAAACATTCTGCATCATAATTTATGgatttgaaaactgaaaatcttACCTTCTTGTGCATCTGTATGCAGTATTCAATGTTTGGCTCCATTTTGACATTCGGTGCAATGATAGGTGCTATCACAATCGGGCCGATCACTGATTTTCTTGGTCGAAAAGGGGTATGAGTTCGAAAATTATGTCGAATATAGACATCACCTAATTCGGTTCACCGATATTCGCCGTCTAACAGTATCAATACTGTAAAATTGTATGCAGGCCTTGAGAATGTCCTGTGTTTTCTGTGTTGCAGGCTGGCTTGCTATTTACTTCTCCAAGGTTCGTACCAATTTTACTGCTGGAATTTCTCTGTGATTTTACCTTCTCAGTAAATATTTGACCTTATTCGTGTTCTTTATCATTTTCTGTTGAAGGGGGCTGTGTCTCTGGACATCGGAAGAGTGGCAACTGGGTACGGAAGTGGAGCATTTTCGTACATTGTGGGTCATCACCCTCTTCTGCAATTGAGTATTTTGTACACCAAACTATAACTATTTAAAGATTCAACACATGTTATCAACATAGTCTGATGGAATAATGGGTGGATTGTAATAAGGTACCTGTTTTCGTAGCTGAGATTGCGCCCAAAAATCTTCGAGGAAGATTAACTGCTGTAAATCAGGTAAACATGTAATGAGAAATGAATTCCGTGATACCTGCAAGTGTTTTGGACCATAACTAACATTGCCCTATTCGCATTTTATAGTTAATGATTGTTTCTGGAGTGTCCGTTTCCTTCATTATCGGGGTAGTAGTGCATTGGCGGGCTTTAGCACTAATCGGTGAATTTCTAAGACAAAATATGCTTTTAGTTAGAACACCCCATGATACGTAATTAAGTGAGTGCTCACCTGTGCGATGATTGCAGGAATTGTTCCCTGTGCTGTGATCATTTTCGGTCTCTTTTTCATTCCCGAGTCTCCAAGATGGTTGGTAAGAAAGTACTCTTTTGCATTTTCTGTTTATCTGATGGCAACATTCAATAAAAAGAAGACATACATTACAATTTCATCATGGATGCAGGCAAAGACAGGACGCCGGAAAGAGTTTGAATTAGCGCTGCAGAAACTTCGCGGCAAAGACGCTGACATATCTGATGAAGCAGCAGAAATCCAGGTTCTTATTTTTAATACCTGCTCTCGATCTCCTAGACCATAATGACAATATGTTTGAGCATTTCGAAGATCATATATTTAAAGTAATACTGTGTAATACCTTGGCAGGAGTATATCGCAACTCTTGATCGGCTCCCTCAATCCAATTTGCTCGATTTGTTTCAAAGGAGATACTTGCGCTCGGTCATTGTAAGAACTTCTCCCTACACCATGTGTACAGTCAATTTTATTGTTCTTTACCTCAAGCCAAATTGCTCTAATTGTTTCAGATTGCAGTCGGGTTGATGGTCTGTCAACAATTGGGGGGAATCAATGGGGTCTGTTTCTATGTCAGTGATATATTTGAGCAAGCAggtatatatatacaacttCAATATACCTGTCTGTATCCTTTTCATTTTCCAGAGTGCAAACTGAATCACTCACTTAAGAAAGATATTGTTTTCTGCCTCAGGATTTTCTCCAGACATCGGAACTATAACCTATGCCATCCTTCAGGTTCTACATGCTTACTGTGACAACTCTTGGAATATTTCAATTTC contains the following coding sequences:
- the LOC137742318 gene encoding sugar transporter ERD6-like 7; amino-acid sequence: MAIEDLSNNAAREEMREPLVRAVKAADGDGSGHGSAKGDQWMVYLSTFVAVCGSYEFGCGVGYSSPTQSGIMKDLGLSLAEYSMFGSILTFGAMIGAITIGPITDFLGRKGALRMSCVFCVAGWLAIYFSKGAVSLDIGRVATGYGSGAFSYIVPVFVAEIAPKNLRGRLTAVNQLMIVSGVSVSFIIGVVVHWRALALIGIVPCAVIIFGLFFIPESPRWLAKTGRRKEFELALQKLRGKDADISDEAAEIQEYIATLDRLPQSNLLDLFQRRYLRSVIIAVGLMVCQQLGGINGVCFYVSDIFEQAGFSPDIGTITYAILQVVVTGLGAAVMDKAGRKPLILASASGLILGCVLVAISFFLKVHELARDAAPIFAVAGILIFIGSFSIGMGAVPWVIMSEIFPINIKGQAGSLTTLVNWVGAWLCSYTFNFLMSWNSYGTFILYAVVNVLAVLFVIAVVPETKGKTLEQIQGEINN